Proteins encoded in a region of the Vicia villosa cultivar HV-30 ecotype Madison, WI linkage group LG5, Vvil1.0, whole genome shotgun sequence genome:
- the LOC131601272 gene encoding uncharacterized protein LOC131601272, whose product MAPPLKTGSRNISYTFLNPNLDSLECLVKKITPDETTRFREKYGYILSLLKMPFTKYEQEGVHTLLQFYNPSLRCFTFPDYLLVPTLEEYSLFLGVPIKKGEVPYYSTMEAPTSIEISKALYLSKSVVDANLSERGRYQGFHMEFLVKRGCDAAEAKEWDTFRAILALSIYGILMFPNVPDFVDMSAIHLFILQNPVPTLLGDVYHSVHQKNRQKKGLVRCFAPLLYRWFRSHLPERGAFVDSRHTSKWAERIMGLRAKDIVWYNRSLEDKEVIMSCGKFNNVPLMGVRGGINYNPVLARRTYGYAFVNPPEQSEIAENIFYHVVTDNGQMAEAVQAWKNICWRDKKHFGQRDCATYEDYTKWVETVANTQGMPFHIKDPLYPPVGAQPNIVSMPRYNQTVEQNRKLTEQMETMQVKMNTDRQEKLSALHKLKMREIELEELYAKGSTSQKRPRVVVDPKSTKIQERKIKEHYEDQLAELTKRLQIQTDIAKSEKVRRKKADKLLLERQARIEGCYEEIRKLKGRVEEKGQSDTQAQEEARGWELRSRYLETMHFRKDLLIQEVVKRPTHDETKKLFEEMKAWSYKNIGDSPLRHLDMGDPA is encoded by the coding sequence ATGGCTCCTCCATTGAAGACTGGTAGTCGCAACATCTCCTACACATTTCTAAATCCGAATCTGGATTCTCTCGAGTGTCTGGTTAAGAAGATCACGCCGGATGAAACAACCAGGTTCCGTGAAAAGTATGGGTATATTCTGAGTCTTCTCAAGATGCCCTTCACCAAATACGAGCAAGAAGGAGTTCATACCTTGCTTCAGTTCTACAACCCTTCTCTCCGTTGCTTCACGTTCCCTGACTACCTTTTGGTTCCCACATTGGAAGAATATTCTCTTTTCCTTGGTGTTCCGATCAAGAAGGGAGAAGTTCCGTACTATAGCACCATGGAGGCTCCCACTTCTATTGAAATCTccaaggctctttatttgagcaagtcagtTGTTGATGCAAATCTTTCCGAGAGAGGGAGATATCAGGGTTTTCATATGGAGTTCCTGGTCAAAAGAGGGTGTGATGCTGCTGAAGCGAAAGAATGGGACACTTTTAGGGCTATCCTGGCTCTAAGTATCTACGGTATCCTAATGTTCCCGAACGTGCCTGATTTTGTTGATATGAGTGCAATCCATTTGTTCATTCTACAGAATCCTGTTCCTACACTCTTGGGGGATGTTTATCATTCAGTTCATCAAAAGAACCGtcaaaagaagggtttggtcagATGTTTTGCTCCTTTGCTATACCGTTGGTTCAGATCACATTTGCCTGAACGTGGAGCTTTCGTCGATAGTAGGCACACCTCTAAATGGGCTGAAAGGATTATGGGACTTAGAGCCAAAGACATTGTATGGTATAACAGATCTTTGGAAGACAAGGAGGTTATCATGAGTTGTGGAAAGTTCAATAATGTGCCCCTCATGGGTGTTAGAGGTGGGATCAATTATAATCCCGTCTTGGCTAGGAGAACTTATGGGTATGCTTTCGTCAATCCTCCTGAGCAATCTGAGATAGCTGAGAACATTTTCTATCATGTGGTCACCGACAATGGGCAGATGGCAGAAGCTGTACAAGCCTGGAAGAACATTTGTTGGAGAGACAAGAAGCATTTTGGTCAAAGGGACTGTGCGACTTATGAAGACTATACTAAGTGGGTCGAAACTGTGGCTAATACCCAAGGAATGCCTTTCCATATCAAGGATCCTTTATACCCTCCTGTTGGCGCACAACCCAACATTGTCTCCATGCCTCGTTATAATCAGACTGTTGAGCAGAATCggaaattgactgaacaaatggagacgatgcaagttaagatgaataccgataggcaagagaagctttctgcccttcataagttgaaaatgagagaaatagagcttgaagagTTGTATGCCAAAGGAAGCACTTCTCAGAAGAGGCCGAGAGTGGTTGTCGATCCCAAGTCCACTAAAATTCAAGAGAGGAAGATCAAAGAGCATTATGAGGACCAGTTGGCGGAATTGACAAAAAGGCTCCAAATCCAGACTGATATAGCCAAATCAGAGAAAGTCCGTCGAAAGAAAGCAGACAAGCTCCTTCTGGAACGTCAGGCAAGGATTGAGGGGTGTTATGAAGAGATTCGCAAGTTGAAGGGTCGAGTGGAGGAAAAGGGCCAAAGTGATactcaagctcaagaggaagccagAGGTTGGGAATTGAGAAGCCGTTACTTGGAGACCATGCATTTTAGAAAGGACCTATTGATTCAAGAAGTTGTTAAAAGACCAACCCATGATGAGACCAAAAAGctgtttgaagaaatgaaggctTGGAGCTATAAGAACATTGGAGATAGCCCACTTCGTCATTTGGACATGGGGGATCCTGCTTAG